In the genome of Luteibacter yeojuensis, one region contains:
- a CDS encoding proline iminopeptidase-family hydrolase: MRRLLVAALFALAAFCAHAATPPASAPASYFDNTGRDDVLSGGQKTIVIDTPKGKFRVWTKRVGNNPTIKVLLLHGGPGATHEYFEAFDSYFPGAGIEYYYYDQLGSAFSDKPTDPSLWEIPRFVDEVEQVRKALHLDKDNFYLLGHSWGGVLAIEYALKYPQHLKGLVISNMMDSIPAYNEYAQKVLMPSMDPKKLAEIKRLEAEHRTDDPAYMAILMPMHYEKHILRMPAAQWPEPVERAFGHINQQIYVSMQGPSELGASGKLLHWDRSRDLGRIKVPTLVIGAQYDTMDPKYMAAMAKKMPDARFLLCPQGGHLAMYDDQKTYFTGLVAFLKDVDAGKPLN, translated from the coding sequence ATGCGCCGACTTCTCGTTGCCGCCCTGTTCGCCCTCGCCGCTTTCTGCGCACACGCCGCCACGCCGCCTGCCAGCGCTCCTGCCTCCTACTTCGACAACACCGGCCGCGACGACGTCCTCTCCGGTGGCCAGAAGACCATCGTCATCGACACGCCCAAGGGCAAGTTCCGGGTCTGGACAAAGCGGGTCGGCAACAATCCGACGATCAAGGTCCTCCTGCTGCACGGTGGTCCGGGCGCCACGCACGAGTACTTCGAAGCCTTCGACAGTTACTTCCCGGGTGCGGGCATCGAGTACTACTACTACGATCAGCTCGGCTCGGCCTTCAGCGACAAGCCGACCGATCCTTCGCTGTGGGAAATCCCCCGCTTCGTCGACGAAGTGGAGCAGGTGCGCAAGGCCTTGCACCTGGACAAGGACAACTTCTACCTCCTCGGCCACTCCTGGGGCGGCGTGCTCGCGATCGAGTACGCGCTGAAGTACCCGCAGCACCTCAAGGGGCTGGTCATCTCGAACATGATGGACAGCATCCCGGCGTACAACGAATACGCCCAGAAGGTGCTGATGCCTTCCATGGACCCGAAGAAGCTCGCCGAGATCAAGCGCCTCGAAGCGGAGCACAGGACCGACGACCCGGCCTACATGGCCATCCTGATGCCGATGCACTACGAGAAGCACATCCTCCGGATGCCCGCGGCGCAGTGGCCGGAGCCCGTCGAGCGCGCATTCGGGCACATCAACCAGCAGATCTACGTGTCGATGCAGGGCCCCAGCGAACTGGGCGCCAGCGGCAAGCTGCTGCACTGGGACCGCAGCCGCGACCTCGGGAGGATCAAGGTGCCGACGCTGGTCATCGGCGCGCAGTACGACACGATGGACCCGAAGTACATGGCGGCCATGGCGAAGAAGATGCCCGATGCACGCTTCCTGCTCTGCCCGCAGGGCGGGCACCTGGCGATGTACGACGACCAGAAGACCTATTTCACCGGACTGGTCGCGTTCCTGAAGGACGTGGACGCGGGCAAGCCGCTGAACTGA
- the parC gene encoding DNA topoisomerase IV subunit A: MNLQANYEQIPLKEYAERAYLDYSMYVVLDRALPFVGDGLKPVQRRIVYAMSELALGATAKPKKSARTIGDVIGKFHPHGDSACYEAMVLMAQPFSYRYPLVDGHGNFGSPDDPKSFAAMRYTESRLTPIAEVLLSELGHGTTDWVPNFDGTLEEPSWLPARVPHVLLNGSMGIAVGMATDIPPHNLREVASACIRLLDDPDATIADLCEHVQGPDYPTTAEIITPRKEILAMYQNGTGSVRARAVYERDDGNIVITALPHQVSPSKILEQIAAQMRAKKLPMLEDLRDESDHENPIRLVLVPRSNRVDVDEMMQHLFATTDLEKSFRVNLNMIGLDGRPQVKDLKMILAEWLRFRTDTVTRRLNHRLGRVERRLHMLEALRIAFLNIDEVIRIVRTEEEPKPVLIARFRLDEEQADYILETKLRQLARLEEMKINEERDKLEEERARINVLLKSPAKLKGLIKEELRGDAEKYGDERRSPLIERSVAQALDESALVASEPVTVVLSQKGWVRAGKGHEIDGEALSYRDGDSLLAISRARTTQQVAFIDSTGRAYATPAHTLPSARGNGEPLTGRFSPPAGARFDALVAADNDTRIVLATDFGYGFVTRFEALTGRQKAGKQIISLSDGARVVAPAITADPSRDRIVVVSSEGHLLMFSVAELPELDKGKGNKLIEIPKAKLASGEERVVGVAVVAEGKGEVTLYAGQRKLTLKWADLVEYGGNRATRGGVLPRGLRRVERIETTG; this comes from the coding sequence ATGAATTTGCAAGCCAATTACGAACAGATCCCGCTCAAGGAGTACGCCGAGCGGGCCTACCTCGACTATTCCATGTACGTGGTGCTGGACCGCGCCCTGCCCTTCGTGGGCGACGGGCTGAAGCCGGTCCAGCGCCGCATCGTGTACGCCATGAGCGAGCTGGCCCTCGGTGCCACCGCCAAGCCCAAGAAGTCGGCGCGCACCATCGGCGACGTGATCGGCAAGTTCCACCCGCACGGCGACTCGGCCTGCTACGAGGCCATGGTGCTCATGGCCCAGCCGTTCTCCTACCGCTATCCGCTGGTGGACGGCCACGGCAACTTCGGTTCGCCGGACGATCCGAAGAGCTTCGCGGCCATGCGTTACACGGAATCGCGCCTCACCCCGATCGCCGAGGTGCTGCTGTCCGAACTGGGCCACGGCACCACCGACTGGGTGCCGAACTTCGACGGCACCCTGGAAGAGCCCTCCTGGCTGCCGGCGCGCGTGCCGCACGTGCTGCTGAACGGCTCCATGGGCATCGCCGTGGGCATGGCCACCGACATCCCGCCGCACAACCTGCGCGAGGTCGCCAGCGCCTGCATCCGCCTGCTCGACGATCCCGATGCCACGATCGCCGACCTGTGCGAGCACGTGCAGGGTCCGGATTACCCGACCACGGCGGAGATCATCACGCCGCGCAAGGAAATCCTGGCGATGTACCAGAACGGCACGGGCTCGGTCCGCGCCCGGGCGGTCTACGAGCGCGACGACGGCAACATCGTCATCACCGCCCTGCCCCACCAGGTATCGCCGTCGAAGATCCTCGAGCAGATCGCCGCGCAGATGCGCGCGAAGAAGCTGCCGATGCTGGAAGACCTGCGCGACGAGTCCGATCACGAGAACCCCATCCGCCTCGTGCTGGTGCCGCGTTCGAACCGCGTGGACGTGGACGAAATGATGCAGCACCTCTTTGCCACGACCGACCTGGAGAAGAGCTTCCGCGTCAACCTGAACATGATCGGCCTCGACGGTCGTCCGCAGGTCAAGGATCTGAAGATGATCCTGGCCGAGTGGCTGCGTTTCCGCACGGACACGGTCACCCGCCGCCTCAACCACCGCCTGGGCCGTGTCGAGCGCCGTCTGCACATGCTCGAGGCGCTGCGCATCGCCTTCCTCAATATCGACGAAGTGATCCGCATCGTCCGTACCGAGGAAGAGCCGAAGCCGGTGCTCATCGCGCGCTTCCGCCTCGACGAGGAACAGGCCGACTACATCCTCGAAACCAAGCTGCGCCAGCTGGCCCGCCTCGAGGAAATGAAGATCAACGAGGAGCGCGACAAGCTCGAGGAAGAGCGCGCGCGGATCAACGTGCTGCTGAAGTCGCCGGCCAAGCTCAAGGGCCTCATCAAGGAAGAGCTGCGCGGCGACGCCGAGAAGTACGGCGACGAGCGCCGCTCGCCGCTGATCGAGCGCAGCGTCGCCCAGGCGCTGGACGAAAGCGCGCTGGTCGCCTCCGAGCCGGTTACCGTGGTGCTGTCGCAGAAGGGCTGGGTGCGCGCCGGCAAGGGGCACGAGATCGACGGCGAGGCCCTGTCCTACCGCGACGGCGACAGCCTGCTGGCGATTTCCCGTGCACGCACGACCCAGCAGGTCGCCTTCATCGATTCGACCGGTCGCGCCTATGCCACGCCCGCGCATACGCTGCCCTCGGCACGCGGCAACGGCGAGCCGCTCACCGGCCGCTTCAGTCCGCCGGCGGGCGCGCGCTTCGACGCCCTGGTGGCCGCGGACAACGATACCCGCATCGTCCTGGCCACCGACTTCGGTTATGGCTTCGTGACCCGCTTCGAGGCCCTCACCGGCCGGCAGAAGGCGGGCAAGCAGATCATCTCGCTCAGCGACGGCGCGCGCGTGGTGGCACCGGCGATCACCGCCGACCCGTCGCGCGATCGCATCGTGGTCGTCTCGAGCGAAGGCCACCTGCTGATGTTCTCCGTCGCCGAACTGCCGGAACTCGACAAGGGCAAGGGCAACAAGCTCATCGAGATCCCCAAGGCGAAGCTCGCTTCCGGCGAGGAGCGCGTGGTCGGCGTCGCCGTGGTCGCCGAGGGCAAGGGCGAGGTCACGCTCTACGCGGGGCAGCGCAAGCTCACGCTGAAGTGGGCCGACCTGGTGGAATACGGCGGCAATCGGGCCACGCGGGGCGGCGTCCTGCCGCGCGGACTGCGGCGCGTGGAGCGGATCGAGACCACCGGCTGA
- a CDS encoding NUDIX hydrolase, with product MPYTPIVATLGYVLSPDGKRVLMIHRNARADDQHLGKYNGLGGKMEPGEDIASCMRREIREEAGIECLEMSLRGTLNWPGFGKQGEDWLGFIFVVTRFDGEPLASNPEGALEWVPVDALDSLPMWEGDRHFLPLVFDGDPRPFHGVMPYKDGRMVSWSVTRL from the coding sequence ATGCCCTATACGCCCATCGTTGCCACGCTCGGCTACGTGTTGTCGCCCGACGGCAAGCGTGTCCTCATGATCCATCGCAACGCCCGCGCCGACGACCAGCACCTGGGGAAGTACAACGGCCTGGGTGGCAAGATGGAGCCGGGCGAGGACATCGCCTCGTGCATGCGCCGCGAGATCCGCGAAGAGGCGGGCATCGAATGCCTGGAGATGAGCCTGCGCGGCACGCTGAACTGGCCGGGCTTCGGCAAGCAGGGCGAGGACTGGCTGGGCTTCATCTTCGTCGTCACCCGCTTCGACGGCGAACCGCTGGCGTCGAATCCCGAAGGCGCCCTCGAATGGGTGCCGGTCGACGCGCTGGACAGCCTCCCCATGTGGGAAGGCGACCGCCATTTCCTGCCGCTCGTGTTCGACGGCGACCCGAGACCGTTCCATGGCGTGATGCCCTATAAGGATGGCCGGATGGTCTCCTGGTCGGTCACGCGGCTGTAG
- a CDS encoding phosphodiester glycosidase family protein codes for MLHLLLPRPLGHAFRFLATGCIAALAGCANPADAVEGRELTFDSQSYFAVTVDTRKEDIEFYWRNPDNGQPFGGLEALKTWTSAKGRPLAFAANAGIYDREFRPLGLYVENGKTIVPLNRTHGNPRSGNFSLLPNGVFAVYDDGSAEVRTSEDFHAAGRKPRWATQSGPMLVIDGEINTQFENGSDSMKWRSGVCAKTPREVVFVVSRAPVNFHSFARLFRDEIGCRDALFLDGTISQFYTPETGYAGAPAFMTKPYAGMVAVFPKRR; via the coding sequence ATGCTCCATCTTCTCCTCCCCCGCCCGCTCGGCCACGCGTTCCGCTTCCTCGCTACCGGCTGCATCGCCGCGCTGGCGGGTTGCGCGAACCCGGCCGATGCCGTCGAAGGCCGCGAACTCACGTTCGACAGCCAGTCCTACTTCGCCGTCACCGTCGACACCCGCAAGGAAGACATCGAGTTCTACTGGCGCAACCCCGACAACGGACAGCCGTTCGGCGGCCTCGAGGCGCTGAAGACCTGGACGTCCGCCAAGGGCCGCCCGCTCGCCTTCGCCGCCAATGCCGGCATTTACGACCGCGAATTCAGGCCGCTGGGTCTCTATGTGGAGAACGGCAAGACCATCGTGCCGCTCAACCGGACGCACGGTAACCCCCGCTCGGGCAATTTCTCGCTGCTGCCCAACGGCGTGTTCGCCGTGTACGACGACGGCAGCGCGGAAGTGCGCACCAGCGAGGATTTCCACGCCGCGGGCCGCAAACCGCGTTGGGCCACGCAGTCCGGGCCCATGCTCGTCATCGACGGCGAGATCAACACGCAGTTCGAGAACGGCTCGGACAGCATGAAGTGGCGCAGCGGAGTCTGCGCGAAGACACCCCGGGAGGTGGTCTTCGTGGTCAGCCGCGCACCCGTGAACTTCCACAGCTTCGCCCGCCTCTTCCGCGACGAGATCGGCTGCCGCGACGCGCTCTTCCTCGACGGCACGATCTCGCAGTTCTATACGCCGGAAACGGGATACGCCGGTGCGCCCGCCTTCATGACCAAGCCCTATGCCGGCATGGTGGCCGTCTTTCCGAAGCGACGCTGA
- the dapE gene encoding succinyl-diaminopimelate desuccinylase, giving the protein MSPVLALTRDLIRRRSVTPQDAGCLPLIASRLEAAGFRIEHLRYGDVDNLWATHGSDGPVLAFLGHTDVVPSGPEERWVSPPFEPTERDGLLYGRGAADMKGSVAAMVVALERFVAANPGHAGTVGLLLTSDEEGVALHGVREVVRHFAATGQRIDACVVGEPSAKARLGDLIRVGRRGSLSGTLTVRGVQGHVAYPEKATNPIHAFAPALAALVAERWDDGNADFPPTSFQVSNINAGTGANNVIPGELVALINFRHATASTADGLRERAEAILRTHGVDFAIDWHLSGHPFLAPPGGRLREVVVNVCRDLCGIDPEQSTGGGTSDGRFIAPMGAEVVELGPVNATIHKVDECVSIADLERLPDLYEAICQRMLD; this is encoded by the coding sequence ATGTCTCCCGTCCTCGCATTGACTCGCGACCTCATCCGCCGCCGCTCGGTCACCCCTCAAGACGCCGGCTGCCTGCCGCTGATCGCCAGCCGCCTGGAAGCCGCCGGCTTCCGCATCGAGCACCTGCGCTACGGCGACGTGGACAACCTCTGGGCGACGCACGGAAGCGACGGCCCCGTACTCGCCTTCCTCGGGCACACCGATGTCGTGCCGAGCGGTCCGGAAGAACGCTGGGTTTCGCCGCCGTTCGAGCCCACCGAGCGCGACGGCCTGCTTTACGGCCGCGGCGCGGCCGACATGAAGGGCTCGGTCGCGGCCATGGTCGTGGCGCTGGAGCGCTTCGTCGCCGCGAATCCCGGCCATGCCGGTACCGTCGGTCTGCTGTTGACCAGCGACGAGGAGGGCGTGGCACTGCACGGCGTGCGCGAAGTGGTCCGACATTTTGCCGCGACCGGCCAGCGGATCGACGCCTGCGTCGTCGGCGAGCCGTCGGCGAAGGCGCGGCTCGGCGACCTCATCCGCGTGGGGCGCCGCGGTTCGCTTTCCGGCACGCTCACCGTGCGCGGCGTGCAAGGCCACGTCGCTTATCCCGAAAAGGCCACGAATCCGATCCACGCCTTCGCCCCGGCGCTCGCCGCCCTGGTGGCGGAACGCTGGGACGACGGCAATGCCGACTTCCCGCCCACCTCGTTCCAGGTGTCCAACATCAACGCGGGGACCGGCGCCAACAACGTCATCCCCGGCGAACTCGTCGCGCTGATCAACTTCCGCCATGCCACCGCGAGCACCGCGGACGGGCTGCGCGAACGTGCCGAAGCCATCCTGCGCACGCACGGCGTGGACTTCGCCATCGACTGGCACCTCTCGGGCCACCCTTTCCTCGCACCGCCCGGCGGCCGCCTGCGCGAGGTCGTGGTGAACGTTTGCCGCGACCTCTGCGGCATCGATCCCGAGCAGAGCACGGGTGGCGGTACCTCGGACGGGCGCTTCATCGCACCGATGGGCGCCGAAGTCGTCGAACTCGGTCCGGTCAACGCCACGATCCACAAGGTGGACGAGTGCGTGTCGATCGCCGACCTCGAGCGGTTGCCGGACCTCTACGAGGCGATTTGCCAGCGCATGCTGGACTGA
- a CDS encoding Spx/MgsR family RNA polymerase-binding regulatory protein → MTVIVYGLPTCDTCKKARNWLTRFGVAHDFVDYRANPVPAATLKIWAEKVGGWEKLVNKASTTWRTLLPQRKDPRTDPEWTLLLKEYPALIKRPVVVEGDDVSVGFTDNGFKKRFGK, encoded by the coding sequence ATGACCGTCATCGTGTATGGCCTGCCCACCTGCGATACCTGCAAGAAGGCGCGCAACTGGCTGACGCGCTTCGGCGTGGCCCACGACTTCGTGGATTACCGCGCGAACCCGGTACCGGCGGCGACGCTGAAAATCTGGGCGGAGAAGGTCGGCGGCTGGGAGAAGCTGGTGAACAAGGCGTCCACCACGTGGCGGACCTTGTTGCCGCAGCGGAAGGACCCTCGCACCGATCCGGAATGGACCTTGTTGCTGAAGGAGTATCCGGCGCTCATCAAGCGGCCGGTGGTGGTGGAGGGCGACGATGTATCCGTCGGCTTCACCGACAACGGCTTCAAGAAGCGCTTCGGCAAGTGA
- the dapD gene encoding 2,3,4,5-tetrahydropyridine-2,6-dicarboxylate N-succinyltransferase produces MMRASPRSANVSKTSSNSPIAATRRSRPTAGISCGRACCATSAPKAPGLPYMQMQTLESLIDDAFERRAALTQNEMEGDLRDAVEQVLNLLESGERRVAEPDGKGGWTVNAWLKKAVLLYFRMNGNRVVDGGPSSAFDKVPLRFTEGDANEFANLGARVVPGALVRRGAHIAKDAVLMPSYTNIGAYVGSGSMVDTWATVGSCAQIGANVHLSGGVGIGGVLEPLQANPTIIEDNCFIGARSEVVEGVVVEKGSVIGMGVFLGQSTRIYNRATGEISYGRVPAGSVVVSGSLPAKDGSHSLYAAVIVKQVDEKTRAKTGINELLRSGD; encoded by the coding sequence ATGATGCGCGCATCGCCACGTTCGGCGAACGTGTCGAAGACTTCTTCCAACTCACCGATCGCAGCAACGCGCCGCTCTCGCCCGACCGCCGGGATATCCTGCGGACGTGCCTGCTGCGCCACATCGGCCCCGAAAGCCCCAGGACTTCCGTACATGCAGATGCAAACGCTTGAATCCCTCATCGACGACGCCTTCGAGCGCCGCGCCGCGCTTACCCAGAACGAAATGGAGGGCGATCTGCGCGACGCGGTTGAGCAGGTTCTCAACCTGCTGGAGTCCGGAGAGCGCCGCGTGGCCGAACCGGACGGCAAGGGCGGCTGGACGGTCAACGCCTGGCTGAAGAAGGCGGTGCTGCTGTATTTCCGCATGAACGGCAACCGTGTGGTCGACGGCGGTCCGTCCAGCGCCTTCGACAAGGTGCCGCTGCGCTTCACCGAGGGCGACGCCAACGAATTCGCGAACCTCGGCGCGCGCGTCGTGCCCGGCGCGCTGGTTCGCCGCGGCGCCCACATCGCGAAGGACGCCGTGCTGATGCCGAGCTACACCAACATCGGTGCCTACGTCGGGTCCGGCTCGATGGTCGACACCTGGGCGACGGTCGGTTCCTGCGCGCAGATCGGCGCGAACGTGCACCTGTCCGGTGGCGTCGGCATCGGCGGCGTGCTGGAGCCGCTGCAGGCGAACCCCACCATCATCGAGGACAACTGCTTCATCGGCGCGCGTTCCGAGGTGGTCGAAGGCGTGGTGGTGGAGAAGGGCTCGGTGATCGGCATGGGCGTGTTCCTCGGCCAGTCCACGCGCATCTACAACCGCGCTACCGGCGAGATCAGCTATGGCCGCGTGCCGGCGGGCAGCGTCGTGGTGTCGGGGAGCCTGCCGGCGAAGGACGGCAGCCACAGCCTCTACGCGGCGGTGATCGTGAAGCAGGTGGACGAGAAGACCCGCGCCAAGACCGGCATCAACGAACTGCTGCGCAGCGGCGACTGA
- the map gene encoding type I methionyl aminopeptidase, whose amino-acid sequence MAVVPKTPEEIQAMREAGRLAAEVLAMLVPHVKPGVTTEELDQLAHDHIVNVQKAIPANVGYRGYPKTTCTSVNHVICHGIPSPSKVLKDGDIVNIDVTVIKDGWHGDTSRMYFVGTPSVLAKRLVETTFEAMMKGIQAVRPGATLGDVGAAIQKHAEAAGFSVVREYCGHGIGKVYHDEPQVLHYGRPGTGLALKPGMTFTVEPMINAGKPQTKSLPDGWTVVTKDHSLSAQWEHTIAVTEDGFEILTPWPDAA is encoded by the coding sequence ATGGCCGTCGTACCGAAGACCCCCGAAGAAATCCAAGCCATGCGCGAGGCCGGCCGGCTGGCCGCCGAAGTGCTTGCCATGCTGGTGCCCCACGTGAAGCCGGGCGTCACCACCGAGGAACTGGACCAGCTCGCCCACGACCACATCGTGAATGTGCAGAAGGCCATTCCCGCGAACGTCGGCTACCGCGGCTACCCGAAAACCACCTGTACCTCGGTCAACCACGTGATCTGCCACGGAATTCCCAGCCCCAGCAAGGTCCTGAAGGACGGCGACATCGTGAACATCGATGTCACGGTGATCAAGGACGGCTGGCATGGCGACACCAGCCGCATGTACTTCGTGGGCACGCCCAGCGTGCTGGCGAAGCGCCTGGTGGAAACCACCTTCGAGGCGATGATGAAGGGCATCCAGGCGGTCAGGCCGGGGGCCACCCTGGGCGACGTGGGCGCCGCGATCCAGAAGCACGCCGAGGCGGCGGGTTTCTCGGTGGTGCGCGAGTACTGCGGCCACGGGATCGGCAAGGTCTACCATGACGAACCCCAGGTGCTGCACTACGGCCGTCCGGGTACCGGCCTGGCGTTGAAGCCCGGCATGACCTTCACCGTCGAGCCGATGATCAACGCCGGGAAGCCGCAGACGAAGTCCCTGCCGGACGGATGGACCGTGGTCACGAAGGACCATTCCCTGTCCGCGCAGTGGGAGCACACCATCGCCGTGACGGAAGACGGCTTCGAGATCCTGACACCCTGGCCCGACGCCGCCTGA
- the rpsB gene encoding 30S ribosomal protein S2: MAQVTMREMLEAGVHFGHQTRYWNPKMAPYIFGARGKIHIINLEKTLPLFTDAMNFLSGLAQKGGTILFVGTKRSAREALAEEAGRAGQPFVTARWLGGMLTNFRTVKQSVARLKELEAAETDGSFDRLVKHEVLARRREREKLQNSLGGIKDMNRLPDALFIVDIGHEDIAVQEARKLGIPVVAVVDTNYDPALVDYAIPGNDDAIRAIQLYARAAADSILEGKAAAPNAARGDANEFVELDEEGNPVAKDDAPRGERRGAPAKKGAPRREGGREGGRGARA; this comes from the coding sequence ATGGCACAAGTCACCATGCGCGAGATGCTGGAAGCCGGCGTCCATTTCGGTCACCAGACCCGTTACTGGAACCCCAAGATGGCTCCGTACATCTTTGGCGCCCGCGGCAAGATCCACATCATCAACCTCGAGAAGACGCTTCCGCTCTTCACCGACGCGATGAACTTCCTCTCGGGCCTGGCCCAGAAGGGCGGCACCATCCTGTTCGTCGGCACCAAGCGTTCGGCCCGCGAGGCCCTCGCCGAGGAAGCCGGCCGCGCCGGCCAGCCGTTCGTCACCGCCCGCTGGCTCGGCGGCATGCTGACCAACTTCCGCACGGTCAAGCAGTCGGTTGCCCGCCTGAAGGAACTGGAAGCCGCCGAAACCGACGGTTCGTTCGACCGCCTGGTGAAGCACGAAGTGCTGGCCCGTCGCCGCGAGCGCGAGAAGCTGCAGAACTCGCTGGGCGGCATCAAGGACATGAACCGCCTGCCGGACGCGCTCTTCATCGTGGACATCGGCCACGAAGACATCGCCGTCCAGGAAGCCCGCAAGCTGGGCATCCCGGTCGTCGCCGTCGTCGATACCAACTACGACCCGGCCCTCGTCGACTACGCCATCCCGGGTAACGACGACGCCATCCGCGCCATCCAGCTGTACGCCCGCGCCGCCGCCGACTCCATCCTGGAAGGCAAGGCCGCCGCTCCGAACGCCGCCCGTGGCGATGCCAACGAGTTCGTGGAGCTGGACGAGGAAGGCAACCCGGTCGCCAAGGACGACGCCCCGCGCGGCGAGCGTCGCGGCGCCCCGGCCAAGAAGGGTGCACCGCGCCGCGAAGGCGGCCGTGAGGGTGGTCGCGGCGCCCGCGCTTAA
- the tsf gene encoding translation elongation factor Ts: MAEITASLVKDLRERSGVGMMECKKALVENNGDIEAAMEWLRKNGMAKADKKADRVAAEGLVAVATQGGKGVMVEVNSETDFAAKNDQFIKFTKDVADVALASGATDIEAVKAAKLGGGTVEEGAKELTLTIGEKFDVRRVATVQTDGVLGAYSHSGRIGVLVALKGGSEELAKGIAMHVAAMNPKFVSEKDVPADFLEKEKEIELSKMTDKEKAKPAEILEKIVSGKVNKILADVTLVGQSYVIDTDITVGEALKKAGAEIIKVERLAVGEGIEKVVDDFAAEVMKQAGLA, encoded by the coding sequence ATGGCTGAGATCACCGCAAGCCTCGTCAAGGACCTGCGCGAGCGTTCCGGCGTCGGCATGATGGAGTGCAAGAAGGCGCTCGTCGAAAACAACGGCGACATCGAAGCGGCGATGGAATGGCTGCGCAAGAACGGCATGGCCAAGGCCGACAAGAAGGCCGACCGCGTGGCCGCCGAAGGCCTCGTCGCCGTCGCCACCCAGGGTGGCAAGGGCGTCATGGTCGAAGTCAACAGCGAAACCGACTTCGCCGCGAAGAACGACCAGTTCATCAAGTTCACCAAGGACGTCGCCGACGTCGCCCTCGCTTCCGGCGCCACCGACATCGAGGCGGTGAAGGCCGCCAAGCTCGGCGGCGGTACGGTCGAGGAAGGCGCGAAGGAGCTGACGCTCACGATCGGCGAGAAGTTCGACGTCCGCCGCGTCGCCACCGTGCAGACCGACGGCGTGCTGGGTGCCTACTCGCACAGCGGCCGCATCGGCGTGCTCGTGGCGCTCAAGGGCGGCTCGGAAGAGCTGGCCAAGGGCATCGCCATGCACGTCGCCGCGATGAATCCGAAGTTCGTCAGCGAGAAGGACGTCCCGGCCGATTTCCTCGAGAAGGAAAAGGAAATCGAGCTCTCGAAGATGACGGACAAGGAAAAGGCCAAGCCGGCCGAGATCCTCGAGAAGATCGTCTCGGGCAAGGTCAACAAGATCCTTGCCGACGTGACCCTCGTGGGTCAGTCGTACGTCATCGATACCGATATCACGGTGGGTGAGGCCCTGAAGAAGGCCGGCGCCGAGATCATCAAGGTCGAGCGCCTCGCCGTCGGCGAAGGCATCGAGAAGGTGGTGGACGATTTCGCCGCCGAAGTGATGAAGCAGGCGGGTCTGGCGTAA
- the pyrH gene encoding UMP kinase: MSTPLNHRRILLKLSGEALMGSEDYGIDPEVIGRLAKEILEVHDAGVQIGVVIGGGNIFRGAGLAAAGMDRVTGDHMGMLATVMNALAMQDAIEKLGGEARTMSAIKINEVCEDFIRRRAIRHLEKGRVTLFAAGIGNPFFTTDSAAALRAVEVGADLLLKATKVDGVYSADPKRVADAERYEHLTYNQVIERRLEVMDTAAIALCRENKLPLRIYDMTQPGNLMRIMRGESVGTLVDAG, encoded by the coding sequence ATGAGCACCCCGCTGAACCACCGCCGCATCCTGCTCAAGCTCTCCGGTGAAGCCCTGATGGGCAGCGAGGACTACGGCATCGACCCCGAGGTGATCGGCCGTCTCGCGAAGGAAATCCTCGAAGTCCACGATGCGGGCGTGCAAATCGGCGTCGTCATCGGCGGCGGCAACATCTTCCGCGGCGCGGGCCTCGCCGCCGCGGGCATGGATCGTGTCACCGGGGACCACATGGGCATGCTCGCCACCGTGATGAACGCGCTGGCCATGCAGGACGCCATCGAGAAGCTGGGCGGCGAAGCGCGCACCATGAGCGCCATCAAGATCAACGAGGTCTGCGAGGACTTCATCCGCCGCCGTGCCATCCGCCACCTCGAGAAAGGCCGCGTGACCCTGTTCGCCGCCGGCATCGGCAATCCCTTCTTCACGACCGACTCCGCCGCCGCCCTGCGCGCGGTGGAAGTGGGCGCCGACCTGCTGCTGAAGGCGACCAAGGTGGACGGGGTCTATTCCGCCGACCCGAAGCGCGTCGCCGACGCGGAACGTTACGAACACCTTACCTACAACCAGGTGATCGAGCGTCGCCTCGAGGTGATGGATACCGCCGCCATCGCACTGTGCCGCGAGAACAAGCTCCCGCTGCGCATCTACGACATGACCCAGCCGGGCAACCTCATGCGGATCATGCGCGGGGAGTCCGTGGGCACCCTCGTCGACGCCGGCTGA